The Deltaproteobacteria bacterium genome has a segment encoding these proteins:
- a CDS encoding glycosyltransferase family 2 protein, giving the protein MQKELSIIVPVYNEADNIEAMLNDLQQKIKRTTFELIIVYDFDQDNTIPVINSIKHSYTFEIKVFKNIYGHGVLNALKTGFTLYSADTLVVMMSDRSDDASVVDRMYDLVKEGYALVCGSRYMKGGKHTGGGLIKGLLSRFAGLSLYYLSKVPVHDITNNFKMYTRVLLDKIKIESNGGFEIGTELTIKTYLMGFKIAEVPDIWIERRKKGQSRFKMFKWMPGYIKWYFYALSRRIK; this is encoded by the coding sequence ATGCAAAAAGAGCTCTCCATTATTGTCCCGGTTTACAATGAAGCAGATAATATAGAGGCTATGCTTAATGATCTTCAGCAAAAAATAAAACGGACAACCTTTGAATTGATTATAGTGTATGATTTTGATCAAGACAATACTATTCCGGTAATTAATAGTATAAAGCACAGTTACACATTTGAGATAAAGGTTTTTAAGAATATTTATGGCCATGGTGTACTAAACGCTTTAAAAACTGGTTTTACACTTTATTCGGCTGATACTTTAGTTGTTATGATGTCAGATAGGTCTGATGATGCATCTGTCGTGGATCGCATGTATGATCTGGTAAAAGAGGGTTACGCTCTGGTGTGCGGCTCAAGGTATATGAAGGGAGGGAAACATACTGGAGGTGGGTTGATAAAGGGATTGCTTTCCAGGTTTGCAGGGCTTTCACTTTATTATCTGTCAAAGGTGCCTGTTCATGATATAACAAATAACTTCAAGATGTACACCAGGGTGTTGCTTGATAAAATAAAGATAGAAAGCAATGGTGGTTTTGAGATCGGTACTGAACTTACGATAAAGACTTATCTAATGGGCTTTAAAATTGCAGAGGTGCCGGATATATGGATAGAAAGGAGAAAGAAGGGACAATCAAGGTTTAAGATGTTTAAATGGATGCCAGGCTATATTAAATGGTATTTTTATGCACTAAGCAGAAGAATAAAATGA
- a CDS encoding signal recognition particle protein Srp54, producing the protein MLEFLQVKFTELFDRLSKRGLLSEKDIDETLREIRITLLEADVHYKVVKELLDTVKQKAMSEELSKSIDPSKYLLKVLKEEFINVMGVSRPLKIAHSGDVLMLVGLQGAGKTTTAIKLAKYIREKKGLNPYLVSIDFKRPAAQEQLVTLAKANGFPVSEDIAVKGIEGLRELRLIAARNGADCIIVDTAGRLHIDQDLMNELRHAKDILNPVETLFVVDSMTGHDILKISEGFMNAVGYDGAIFTKFEGDARGGAVISFKKVIDKPILFIGTGEAVQSLEPFDPQRIVSKMIGSGDIEGLMEKVSETVDENEIKELAAVGKDKFTFYDFMKQLKMIKKLGSLDSIFNMLPGFGKLKKGVKPGNIEDDLKKYEVIISSMTNKERSHPEIINGKRRLRIAQGSGTKVEEVNRLLKAFFESQRMMDIVKKSGIRSLNKYLH; encoded by the coding sequence ATGCTGGAATTCTTACAAGTAAAATTTACAGAGCTTTTTGATAGATTATCAAAAAGAGGTTTACTCTCCGAAAAGGATATCGATGAAACCTTAAGAGAGATCAGGATTACTTTGCTTGAAGCTGATGTGCATTACAAAGTCGTCAAAGAGTTGCTTGATACCGTAAAACAAAAGGCAATGTCGGAAGAGCTGTCGAAAAGTATTGATCCGTCGAAATATCTTTTAAAAGTCCTGAAGGAAGAGTTTATAAATGTCATGGGCGTATCAAGACCTCTTAAGATAGCCCATTCTGGCGATGTTTTAATGCTGGTTGGTTTGCAGGGTGCCGGTAAAACTACTACAGCTATAAAGCTTGCAAAGTACATAAGGGAGAAAAAGGGTTTAAATCCTTATCTTGTATCTATAGATTTTAAGAGACCTGCTGCTCAGGAACAGCTTGTTACGCTTGCGAAAGCAAACGGTTTCCCGGTAAGCGAAGATATTGCCGTTAAGGGTATTGAGGGTTTAAGGGAACTCAGGTTAATCGCGGCAAGAAACGGAGCCGATTGTATCATTGTTGATACAGCGGGAAGACTGCACATAGATCAGGATTTGATGAATGAGTTGAGGCACGCAAAGGACATTCTAAACCCCGTGGAAACGCTCTTTGTTGTTGATTCAATGACAGGGCACGATATACTTAAGATCTCCGAAGGATTTATGAATGCCGTTGGCTATGACGGCGCTATTTTTACAAAATTTGAAGGGGATGCCAGGGGCGGAGCTGTAATATCATTTAAAAAAGTAATAGATAAGCCTATACTGTTTATAGGTACGGGTGAGGCTGTACAATCCCTCGAGCCGTTTGATCCTCAGAGGATCGTTTCAAAGATGATAGGTTCCGGTGATATTGAAGGCTTGATGGAAAAGGTATCTGAGACGGTTGATGAGAATGAAATCAAGGAACTTGCCGCCGTGGGTAAAGATAAATTCACTTTTTATGATTTTATGAAGCAGCTAAAGATGATAAAAAAACTTGGTTCTTTAGACTCGATCTTTAATATGCTTCCAGGTTTCGGAAAATTAAAAAAGGGTGTAAAACCTGGAAATATAGAAGATGATCTTAAAAAGTATGAGGTTATAATCAGCTCAATGACAAATAAGGAAAGAAGCCATCCTGAGATAATAAATGGTAAAAGGAGGCTGCGTATAGCCCAGGGAAGCGGAACAAAGGTGGAAGAAGTAAACAGACTTTTAAAGGCTTTTTTTGAATCACAACGAATGATGGACATTGTTAAAAAAAGTGGTATAAGAAGCCTAAACAAATATTTACATTGA
- the rpsP gene encoding 30S ribosomal protein S16, whose amino-acid sequence MSVAIRLKRIGRNHIKDYRIVVEDSNYTGGGRTLTVVGSFNPDKKPYKLNLDMDLIKEWVKKGASLSPRVKSLLKAQQIKI is encoded by the coding sequence ATGTCGGTAGCTATAAGATTAAAAAGGATTGGCAGAAACCATATTAAGGATTATAGAATAGTTGTGGAAGATTCAAATTATACGGGCGGCGGAAGAACCTTGACTGTAGTCGGCTCTTTTAATCCTGATAAGAAGCCATACAAGTTGAACTTGGATATGGATTTAATAAAAGAATGGGTCAAGAAAGGTGCCAGCTTGTCACCGAGAGTAAAAAGTCTATTAAAGGCTCAACAGATCAAAATATGA
- a CDS encoding KH domain-containing protein: protein MEELIGAITTYIVDKQEEVQIKTVEGEQTYIIELKVAKDDTGKIIGKDGRTVTAIRTLLNAIGNKIKKKIVLEIVE, encoded by the coding sequence TTGGAGGAATTGATAGGGGCTATTACAACATATATCGTGGATAAGCAGGAAGAGGTTCAAATAAAGACGGTAGAAGGAGAGCAGACATACATAATAGAATTGAAGGTAGCAAAGGATGATACCGGTAAAATTATAGGCAAAGATGGCAGGACCGTCACGGCTATAAGAACCTTACTCAATGCTATCGGTAATAAAATTAAGAAAAAAATTGTGCTTGAAATAGTAGAGTAG
- the trmD gene encoding tRNA (guanosine(37)-N1)-methyltransferase TrmD, which translates to MIKFKILTIFPRYFISPFMEGLLKRAIDNRIIMLETIDIRGFTKDKHKTVDDTPYGGGAGMVMKPDPIVSALEYASDEKGYSIIVFSPKGKKFDQIAAKRFALHDKFILVCGRYEGIDERVMEFYSDEEISIGDYVLNGGEVSALVFIETVARLTPGFLGNDQSVVDESFENNLLEYPQYTRPRDFRGHTVPDVLFSGNHELIREWRLKQSMNLVKERRSDLLELAKNNEQALDGVKKKNNGGNNG; encoded by the coding sequence ATGATTAAATTTAAGATCTTAACTATTTTCCCGAGATATTTTATATCTCCGTTTATGGAAGGCTTATTAAAACGTGCAATAGATAATAGGATCATTATGCTTGAAACAATTGATATAAGAGGCTTTACAAAAGACAAACATAAAACAGTTGACGATACTCCTTATGGAGGCGGTGCAGGCATGGTAATGAAGCCCGACCCTATTGTATCTGCATTGGAATATGCTTCCGATGAAAAAGGATACAGCATTATAGTTTTTTCACCGAAGGGCAAAAAATTTGATCAGATCGCGGCAAAAAGGTTTGCCCTGCATGATAAATTTATACTTGTATGCGGCAGATACGAAGGCATTGATGAGAGGGTTATGGAGTTTTATTCTGATGAAGAGATATCCATCGGCGATTATGTTCTTAATGGCGGAGAGGTCTCGGCCCTTGTTTTTATTGAAACGGTGGCAAGATTGACGCCAGGTTTTCTTGGGAATGATCAGTCTGTTGTTGATGAATCATTTGAGAACAATCTGCTCGAGTATCCTCAGTATACCAGGCCAAGGGATTTCAGGGGACACACTGTCCCGGACGTGCTTTTTTCGGGTAATCATGAGTTAATTAGAGAATGGAGATTAAAGCAATCCATGAATCTTGTAAAGGAACGCAGGAGTGATCTGTTAGAACTTGCAAAAAACAATGAACAGGCTTTAGATGGTGTTAAGAAAAAAAATAATGGAGGAAACAATGGATAG
- the rplS gene encoding 50S ribosomal protein L19: MDRLKFLENEIYNGEKKIIDFKAGDTIKVYTKFKEGDKARIQQFEGVVIGIRGCGINTNLTVRKTSYGVGVERIFPLYSPSIEKIEIVQKTKVRRAKLYYLRGLSTKSSRLQREQKLQSQDTDTTVKESNDNPS, encoded by the coding sequence ATGGATAGACTTAAGTTTTTAGAAAATGAGATATACAACGGTGAAAAAAAAATAATAGATTTTAAAGCTGGTGATACGATCAAGGTGTACACAAAATTTAAAGAGGGCGATAAAGCAAGGATTCAACAATTTGAGGGCGTTGTTATCGGCATAAGAGGCTGCGGCATAAATACCAATCTCACGGTTAGAAAAACATCATACGGGGTTGGTGTTGAACGCATATTCCCTCTCTACTCCCCTTCTATAGAAAAGATAGAGATCGTTCAGAAAACGAAAGTGAGAAGAGCGAAATTATATTATTTAAGAGGTTTGAGTACAAAATCGAGCAGGTTACAAAGAGAGCAGAAGTTACAGTCACAGGATACGGATACTACTGTAAAGGAATCAAATGATAATCCATCATGA
- a CDS encoding AAA family ATPase — protein sequence MIIKEFVLQGIKKFKEPIKFQLHNGFNVFWGNNEKGKTTIADALFLILTCTSDNERRLKLKSYDSADSRLGIIFAEGPDTYRMLMDIVSGAMLLSKYNRNTEKYDAISKDERDIKDFFKREMLFKPLDEYNSLFHVNPYTLLNPYTTDDALAPAAATDPVRYDSFTLNDIGKSGSEQLGDFEPTSYSETQTMQQNNMSKEEILSQIKKLEAELSSASNISANEDRIQQFESQLSDVQEKLKAIKSAEAELRSMERGIEENKKFAELPEDIGQKIEDYIQLENKVKKDIGNIDRQKNQYTAMNVTMQPFYKGKLFIAGGAVVGLFVLTPVILSFVLDASWTGYLSIGIFAGFVMMGYALWNDSVKRSVVNMEKDRLSELEKRLQELNKKYEIESSVIKSIVKSLNLESVTALKENIKSYKAVLVQYKRVKEKYDNMLSEYSEASLQSQEEKIKSEISSIQEQVRISGGAGIDPYAISQQINDLKAGLASFEGSPSQKKERVIFEEKPVKPPDRAVKTSMPLYIKNIEIISQLTDEPPERITAIAVSKASSYLNKLTNNYFQEIAFKEGKMISVDNKGREIDFEQLSDSSKLKALFAVFLSITDIAADKWQWPVIMDEPFMLFDDNNRSTIYDILKSFSKQTQLMLFTSDNKAKPMADNFISL from the coding sequence ATGATCATTAAAGAATTCGTACTTCAGGGAATAAAAAAATTTAAAGAACCGATAAAGTTTCAGTTGCATAACGGATTTAATGTATTCTGGGGTAATAACGAAAAGGGTAAAACTACGATAGCGGACGCCCTCTTTTTAATCCTGACATGTACTTCTGATAACGAAAGAAGATTAAAACTAAAAAGTTATGATTCTGCGGATTCAAGACTCGGTATTATATTTGCGGAAGGTCCCGATACGTACAGAATGCTTATGGACATTGTGTCTGGAGCAATGCTGTTGTCAAAGTATAATCGGAATACAGAAAAGTATGATGCAATTTCAAAGGATGAAAGAGATATAAAGGACTTTTTTAAAAGGGAAATGCTGTTTAAACCGCTTGATGAGTACAACTCATTATTCCATGTAAACCCGTATACACTTTTAAACCCTTATACAACGGATGATGCATTAGCTCCAGCCGCTGCGACTGATCCCGTACGATATGATTCCTTTACACTGAATGATATCGGCAAAAGCGGTTCAGAACAGTTGGGTGATTTTGAGCCTACCTCTTACTCGGAAACACAGACGATGCAGCAGAATAACATGTCTAAAGAAGAGATACTGTCGCAAATTAAAAAACTTGAAGCTGAGCTTTCATCGGCATCAAATATTTCTGCTAATGAAGACAGGATACAACAATTCGAATCACAGCTTTCGGATGTGCAGGAAAAGTTAAAGGCAATCAAATCCGCTGAAGCAGAATTGCGTTCTATGGAAAGGGGTATAGAAGAAAACAAAAAGTTCGCGGAACTTCCGGAGGACATAGGACAGAAGATAGAGGATTATATCCAGCTTGAAAATAAAGTAAAAAAAGATATCGGCAATATTGACAGGCAAAAAAACCAGTATACAGCAATGAACGTAACAATGCAGCCCTTTTATAAGGGGAAGCTGTTTATAGCAGGAGGTGCTGTCGTTGGTTTATTTGTTTTAACGCCGGTTATACTATCATTCGTACTTGATGCATCATGGACTGGGTATTTGTCCATCGGTATTTTTGCGGGATTTGTCATGATGGGTTATGCTCTGTGGAATGATTCTGTAAAAAGATCCGTGGTAAACATGGAAAAAGATAGGCTGAGTGAGCTTGAAAAACGATTACAGGAATTAAATAAAAAATATGAGATAGAGAGCTCTGTAATAAAAAGTATTGTAAAATCACTTAATCTTGAATCGGTAACGGCATTAAAGGAAAATATAAAATCATACAAAGCCGTATTGGTTCAGTATAAGCGGGTAAAAGAAAAATACGACAACATGCTTTCAGAGTATAGTGAAGCATCTTTACAATCGCAGGAAGAAAAAATAAAGTCTGAAATATCATCTATACAGGAGCAGGTCAGAATATCGGGCGGTGCAGGTATCGATCCCTATGCGATCTCACAGCAGATCAATGATTTGAAAGCAGGGTTGGCCTCTTTTGAGGGCAGTCCATCTCAGAAAAAGGAAAGGGTTATCTTTGAAGAAAAACCTGTAAAACCTCCTGATAGGGCAGTAAAAACGAGTATGCCTTTATACATAAAAAATATAGAGATTATATCCCAATTAACGGATGAACCACCGGAGAGAATTACGGCCATTGCGGTATCAAAAGCAAGCTCATATTTGAATAAACTGACGAATAATTATTTTCAGGAAATAGCTTTTAAAGAGGGTAAAATGATATCTGTTGACAATAAAGGCAGGGAGATAGATTTTGAGCAGTTGTCTGATTCTTCAAAGTTAAAAGCCTTGTTTGCCGTATTTTTATCAATCACGGATATCGCAGCTGACAAATGGCAGTGGCCTGTTATTATGGATGAACCTTTTATGTTGTTTGATGATAACAATAGATCAACGATTTATGATATCTTAAAATCCTTTTCAAAGCAAACGCAGTTAATGCTTTTCACGTCGGATAATAAAGCCAAACCGATGGCGGACAACTTCATATCTCTTTGA
- the yajC gene encoding preprotein translocase subunit YajC: MNINTIAYAAVQTAGQPGGTGSLVSMLLPIVIIFLVFYLLLIRPQSKKLKKHQEFLSNLKKGDDVITASGIYGRITGIADNAITIEISEGVKIKVEKSYIAGYAATTSATAIDKNKTGNTGS; the protein is encoded by the coding sequence TTGAATATAAATACAATTGCGTATGCAGCAGTACAGACCGCAGGTCAACCGGGGGGTACAGGATCACTTGTTAGTATGTTGTTACCCATAGTGATAATCTTTCTTGTGTTCTATTTGTTACTGATAAGGCCGCAGAGCAAAAAACTAAAAAAGCATCAAGAATTCCTATCCAATCTTAAAAAGGGAGATGATGTAATAACAGCAAGTGGCATTTATGGCAGAATAACCGGTATTGCAGATAATGCAATTACGATTGAAATATCGGAAGGCGTGAAGATAAAGGTTGAGAAATCATACATTGCCGGCTATGCGGCTACAACCTCTGCTACTGCTATTGATAAAAATAAAACGGGCAACACCGGTTCCTAA
- the secD gene encoding protein translocase subunit SecD encodes MRRNITWRLILIGVLTVISIFIVTPSFVNNLPGWWKNLFPSTKLNLGLDLKGGTYLVFGVDINKAIKDDLTRKTRELQAEFTQQKIAVQSISVTTTGNINLALSSPSDRDKLYTILKDDFQDLRITEEQPPSFVLSLTASEINYMKNNILTQAVENIRNRVDQFGVTEPIIHPQGTNQIVVELPGIKNPQRAIDIIGKTAQLEFILVDEQPAFLADIIKNTKPLPDGIYAGSNTVSLPDGETVQSPYLWAYSKGQLESFLQGKVPDKYMIGYSVIKDKNTNSTTYQTDVLEKNVNLTGDMLSDARMQIGGEYNQPYVSIRFNARGAKLFDQLTGAHVGERLAIVLDNIVYSAPVIRERISGGNAQISGNFTENEAKDLAIVLRAGALPAPVKVLMKNVVGPTLGSDSIKEGMTAAIIGGIMVIAFMLVYYTIAGIIADIGLVLNVMMLLAILAMFGATLTLPGIAGIILSIGMAVDTNVLNFERTREELKIGKPVKTAVDAGYDKAFYTIIDSHITTLITAIVLYIFGTGPIKGFAVTLSIGVTLNLFTGLFATRAMFDYLNSKVRLTRLKFFEIIKNTKINFMGARRYTYIISGILVAVGIIGSIQIARGKANIGIDFGGGTSVQVIFEKPIKISDVRTALEHDNIPSPEIQELPKLNEFLISIKKTTQVKTDVSDQVINALKSAFNSNNFTVEGITEIGPVVGKNMQRNALWAIIFSLIAIVIYIAWRFEFKFGVAATIATAHDVLVVIGVFYILDKEITLLFVTALLTLAGYSLTDTVVVFDRIRERLRTRKNETNLEVFNRSVNEVLSRTIITSLTVFIVVFAMYILGGSVLHDFALAMLIGVVVGTYSSVFIASAVVIDWVGEKGKVFQRKR; translated from the coding sequence ATGCGAAGGAATATAACATGGAGATTAATACTTATAGGTGTTCTGACGGTAATTTCTATATTTATTGTAACTCCATCGTTTGTAAATAATTTGCCAGGCTGGTGGAAAAATCTGTTTCCATCCACAAAACTTAATCTCGGACTGGATTTGAAAGGCGGGACGTATCTTGTATTTGGAGTAGATATTAACAAGGCAATAAAAGATGACCTCACAAGAAAGACAAGGGAATTACAAGCCGAGTTTACTCAACAAAAAATTGCGGTGCAATCTATATCGGTTACAACTACAGGCAATATAAACTTAGCGCTCTCGAGTCCTTCTGATAGAGACAAATTGTACACCATACTCAAGGATGATTTCCAGGATCTTAGGATTACAGAAGAACAACCCCCGTCATTTGTGCTTTCACTTACTGCCTCTGAGATAAATTATATGAAAAACAATATACTCACCCAGGCTGTAGAAAACATAAGAAACAGGGTTGATCAGTTCGGGGTTACAGAACCGATAATACACCCGCAGGGCACAAACCAGATTGTGGTTGAGTTGCCCGGGATAAAAAACCCTCAAAGGGCTATAGATATAATAGGTAAAACAGCCCAATTAGAGTTTATTCTTGTTGATGAACAGCCTGCCTTTTTAGCTGATATTATAAAGAACACCAAACCACTGCCTGACGGCATATATGCAGGCTCAAACACGGTTTCACTTCCGGATGGTGAAACGGTGCAGAGTCCTTATCTATGGGCATACAGCAAGGGTCAGCTTGAATCCTTTCTTCAGGGCAAAGTGCCAGATAAATATATGATAGGTTATTCCGTTATAAAGGATAAAAATACAAACAGCACTACGTATCAAACCGATGTTCTTGAAAAAAATGTCAATTTGACAGGCGATATGCTTTCCGATGCAAGAATGCAAATAGGAGGAGAGTATAACCAGCCTTATGTGAGTATAAGGTTTAATGCAAGAGGTGCAAAACTATTTGATCAACTTACCGGAGCGCATGTAGGTGAAAGGCTTGCAATAGTGCTTGATAATATTGTTTATTCTGCACCTGTTATAAGGGAAAGAATAAGCGGCGGTAACGCTCAGATATCCGGTAATTTTACAGAAAACGAAGCAAAGGATCTCGCAATTGTTCTTAGAGCAGGTGCCCTGCCAGCCCCTGTTAAAGTCCTTATGAAGAACGTTGTTGGACCAACCCTCGGTTCTGATTCTATAAAAGAAGGTATGACTGCGGCGATCATCGGCGGCATTATGGTAATAGCTTTTATGCTCGTATACTACACGATTGCGGGAATAATTGCCGATATCGGACTTGTATTAAATGTGATGATGCTTCTCGCCATCCTCGCTATGTTTGGTGCAACACTTACGCTGCCAGGTATAGCGGGTATTATTCTTTCTATCGGAATGGCGGTTGATACGAATGTGCTTAACTTTGAAAGGACCAGGGAAGAGCTGAAAATCGGCAAACCCGTTAAAACAGCCGTTGACGCAGGTTATGATAAGGCTTTTTATACGATCATAGACTCGCACATTACAACCCTTATAACAGCTATTGTGTTGTACATCTTTGGAACCGGTCCGATAAAAGGCTTTGCGGTAACACTAAGTATTGGTGTTACTCTTAACCTTTTCACAGGCCTTTTTGCAACCCGTGCGATGTTTGATTACCTTAACTCAAAGGTAAGACTCACAAGATTGAAATTCTTTGAAATTATTAAAAACACGAAGATCAATTTCATGGGTGCGAGGCGGTATACGTATATTATTTCCGGGATACTCGTTGCGGTAGGTATTATAGGTTCTATCCAGATAGCAAGAGGTAAAGCTAATATAGGGATCGATTTTGGAGGAGGAACGTCTGTTCAGGTTATATTTGAAAAACCCATCAAAATCTCGGATGTAAGAACTGCACTTGAACATGACAACATCCCTTCCCCGGAGATACAGGAGCTTCCAAAACTTAATGAATTTTTGATCAGCATTAAAAAAACAACACAGGTTAAGACGGATGTATCCGATCAAGTTATAAATGCTTTAAAATCAGCGTTCAATTCCAATAATTTTACGGTTGAAGGGATAACCGAAATAGGACCTGTTGTCGGCAAAAACATGCAGAGGAATGCTTTATGGGCCATAATATTCTCCCTCATTGCAATTGTTATATACATTGCATGGAGGTTTGAATTTAAGTTTGGAGTTGCTGCAACTATTGCCACTGCTCATGATGTGCTTGTAGTAATAGGAGTCTTCTATATATTGGATAAAGAGATAACTCTATTGTTTGTAACAGCACTTCTTACTTTGGCAGGTTATTCATTGACAGACACTGTCGTTGTGTTTGATAGAATAAGGGAAAGATTAAGAACCAGAAAGAATGAAACCAATCTGGAGGTATTTAATAGAAGTGTGAATGAGGTTTTAAGCAGGACTATTATAACATCTCTAACAGTTTTTATTGTTGTTTTCGCCATGTACATACTTGGCGGTTCTGTGCTCCATGATTTTGCCCTTGCGATGCTTATAGGCGTTGTAGTTGGAACCTATTCTTCTGTTTTTATAGCAAGTGCGGTAGTTATTGACTGGGTAGGTGAAAAAGGAAAGGTATTCCAAAGAAAACGATAA
- the recJ gene encoding single-stranded-DNA-specific exonuclease RecJ: MTKQWKRKNIIQQNEVTKLSKKISISEILAAILINRGIISEDRAIRFLYPALKDMPSPFLINGMEKAVERIIIAIKRREKIMLYGDYDADGISATSLTYLYLKSTGAIVSTHIPHRLKEGYGLNIEAVKEFRVNGYTLIITLDCGISNNEAIGFAKKNNIDTIIADHHEIPDSLPPAYAILDPKNDDVDDFKMLAGVGVAFNLIMALRNVMKHEGFFSDMWMPNLKDYMDLAALGTIADMVPFTGENRIIVSIGTKVFNNSTRLGIQALKDVSSLSGDTVSTSHVSFRIAPRINAAGRLDDPNLGVELLTTDDPVLAKKLAKMLDKMNTERHSIEQKILRNTIELINLDPSNMDSRGIVLASEEWHPGVIGVVASKLVELYYKPTILISLNNDIGKGSARSIESIHMYETLKSLSNYLVSFGGHKFAAGLVIKHDMFDMFKANFFQLLDSTLTDEMLTPVIYIDQVLKFKDITKNIIKELELLMPFGPGNSEPIFVSNNIKISDPRVMRNNTIKFKAIQDDTSFDVISYGSKEHIDNLPRHANIAYTLRNNVFNGYDSIILNLKDMRVVQN; the protein is encoded by the coding sequence ATGACAAAACAATGGAAAAGAAAAAATATAATACAACAAAATGAAGTTACGAAATTATCAAAGAAGATCAGTATCTCCGAGATACTTGCAGCGATACTAATAAATAGAGGGATAATATCTGAAGACAGGGCTATAAGATTTTTATATCCTGCTTTAAAAGACATGCCGTCACCCTTTCTGATCAATGGTATGGAGAAGGCTGTAGAAAGGATCATAATCGCAATAAAGAGACGGGAAAAGATTATGCTCTATGGAGATTATGATGCTGACGGCATATCTGCTACATCACTTACGTATCTTTATCTTAAATCTACAGGCGCAATTGTTAGTACACACATACCGCATAGGCTTAAGGAGGGCTATGGACTAAATATTGAAGCGGTGAAGGAATTTAGAGTCAATGGCTATACACTTATTATAACACTGGATTGCGGTATATCCAATAATGAAGCAATAGGTTTTGCAAAAAAAAATAACATAGATACAATAATTGCTGATCATCACGAGATTCCGGATTCCCTGCCTCCTGCTTATGCAATACTTGATCCTAAGAATGATGATGTGGATGATTTCAAGATGCTTGCAGGGGTCGGTGTTGCATTCAATCTTATTATGGCACTTAGAAACGTTATGAAGCATGAGGGCTTTTTTAGCGATATGTGGATGCCTAATTTAAAGGACTACATGGATCTTGCCGCACTTGGTACTATAGCTGACATGGTACCTTTTACAGGAGAAAATAGGATCATAGTAAGTATCGGTACAAAGGTATTTAACAATTCCACAAGGTTGGGCATACAGGCGTTGAAGGATGTTTCCTCTCTATCGGGAGATACGGTATCAACATCACATGTAAGCTTTAGGATAGCACCGAGGATAAATGCAGCCGGAAGACTTGACGACCCGAATCTTGGTGTAGAATTGCTAACAACGGACGATCCCGTACTTGCAAAAAAACTTGCCAAAATGCTTGATAAAATGAACACGGAAAGGCACTCGATAGAACAAAAAATATTGAGAAACACTATAGAACTTATAAATCTTGATCCATCAAACATGGATAGCAGAGGCATTGTGCTTGCCTCTGAAGAATGGCATCCCGGTGTTATCGGAGTAGTTGCATCGAAACTCGTAGAGCTGTACTATAAACCAACCATCCTGATTTCTCTTAATAATGATATCGGTAAAGGCTCTGCAAGGAGTATAGAATCTATTCACATGTACGAAACATTAAAAAGCCTGAGCAACTATCTTGTTAGTTTTGGCGGACACAAATTTGCAGCGGGACTCGTTATAAAACATGATATGTTTGATATGTTCAAAGCCAATTTTTTTCAACTGCTTGATAGCACTTTAACGGATGAAATGCTTACACCCGTTATTTATATAGATCAGGTACTGAAATTTAAAGATATTACTAAAAATATCATAAAAGAGCTTGAACTTTTAATGCCTTTTGGTCCTGGTAATTCAGAACCCATTTTTGTTTCTAATAATATAAAGATATCCGATCCAAGAGTAATGAGAAATAATACAATCAAATTTAAGGCAATTCAGGATGATACGTCATTTGATGTGATTTCCTATGGTTCAAAAGAGCATATCGATAATTTGCCAAGGCATGCTAACATCGCTTATACTCTCAGGAACAATGTGTTTAATGGTTATGATAGTATAATACTTAACCTAAAGGACATGAGAGTAGTACAGAATTGA
- the rpoZ gene encoding DNA-directed RNA polymerase subunit omega, producing MARVTVEDSLKITNNRFILVQMVIKRVKQLVKEAQPLIDNKDDNKSIVLALREIAAGKIPYTVIPYDKKK from the coding sequence ATGGCAAGAGTAACAGTTGAAGATTCACTTAAGATTACGAATAACAGGTTTATACTTGTGCAGATGGTTATAAAGCGGGTAAAACAGCTTGTAAAGGAAGCGCAGCCTTTAATTGATAACAAGGATGATAATAAATCTATAGTTCTGGCTCTAAGGGAAATTGCTGCCGGTAAAATCCCGTATACGGTCATTCCTTACGATAAGAAAAAATAA